In Cryptococcus tetragattii IND107 chromosome 5, whole genome shotgun sequence, one genomic interval encodes:
- a CDS encoding pre-mRNA-splicing factor SYF1: protein MASTSLVDTVTSYFPLTLPIPTPITHPHLIPSADLPVEEDLLHNPENLRSWLSYIHNVKEKIAADEPAKSGLISPEEEILGPLASKNARDGLQRLVSIYERAIAVFPTSYKLWKAYYLTRQSYVLGELTNDAKEARSQQGKRGTAYKTNVRELLDGAEEAHEWTGGLDPVVGYAEWRSLIATGERMIMCLPNLPVPWLLHLGVLLHPKCPSVFKNGSYARRTFDRALRTLPPSLHGRVWGLYLRWAEVIGGDAGERVWRRYLKVDPSLTERHITYLLEADEPRPLAAAKYLLSIARRAQQNLYSSLEGKSPYQLFVDFLELVEKYADQIGMDEEQTIELQKTKRAVEEKIDGELPPVEEQEQQSQEEPASINGRLMRIAGPPVPLEQEKLFKPTNAGSAQAPTQLTYDEDTDPSNLRLLDVEGIVERDGLQVYKDQAGRLWTGLATYWIKKGEFERASATFEKGLAAVVTIRDFTQIFDAYAEFSETMISTLMDALADEDNLEDEDFDAEETEQELDERMKSFEELMDRRPFLVNDVLLRRNPNEVVEWEKRIALHGDDDAKVVETYVKALDIINPRKATGPLYPLYVNFAKFYEEGGSKDDNGEPKNEPDLKQARKIFERAVKVPFKAVDELAEVWCEWAEMELRDENYEEAIRLMQRATTVPKNTKINYYDDNIPPQSRLFKSLKLWSYYSDLEESIGTVESTKAVYDKIMELKIANAQVIVNYATFLEENKYFEESFKVYERGIELFHFPIAFEIWNIYLSKFVKRYGGKKLERARDLFEQALENCPEKFCKPLYLMYAKLEEEHGLAKRAMGIYDRAASTVQDSDKFEMYTIYIAKATANFGLPATRPIYERALESLPDKQTAEMCRRFARMERKLGEIDRARAIYAHASQFCDPRIEPEFWQEWNDFEIDTGSEDTFREMLRIKRAVQASFNTETSFIAAQAAAASKGTEKPTDASAQEAHEAADPMAAMERELNTVGADGARKGGAPAFVASTLNKTNANGIDEGGNEAGEVANPDAIVMDEDEF from the exons ATGGCATCCACATCCCTCGTGGACACCGTTACGTCCTACTTCCCACTCACgctccccatccccacccCCATCACCCATCCACATCTCATCCCCTCCGCGGACCTCCCTGTCGAAGAAGACCTCCTGCACAACCCGGAAAACCTCCGTTCATGGCTTTCCTACATCCACAACGTCAAAGAAAAGATTGCTGCCGATGAGCCTGCCAAGAGTGGCTTGATTTCCccggaggaagagattctCGGGCCATTGGCGAGCAAGAATGCGCGAGACGGATTGCAACGATTGGTATCAATCTACGAGCGTGCCATCGCCGTTTTCCCGACCAGCTACAAGCTCTGGAAAGCGTATTACCTTACCCGCCAATCTTACGTGCTAGGGGAACTCACGAACGATGCCAAAGAAGCGCGATCTCAGCAGGGCAAGCGGGGTACCGCGTACAAGACCAACGTTCGAGAGCTCTTAGACGGTGCCGAAGAAGCCCACGAGTGGACAGGTGGTCTTGATCCCGTGGTCGGTTACGCCGAATGGAGAAGCTTGATTGCGACCGGTGAAAGGATGATCATGTGTCTTCCCAACTTGCCAGTTCCatggcttcttcatctggGCGTCTTGTTGCATCCTAAATGTCCTTCTGTTTTCAAGAACGGCTCGTACGCAAGAAGGACGTTTGATAGGGCGTTGAGGACATTGCCTCCCAGTCTGCACGGAAGAGTCTGGGGCCTCTATCTCCGCTGGGCCGAGGTTATTGGCGGAGACGCTGGTGAGAGAGTCTGGAGAAGGTACCTCAAG GTCGATCCGAGCTTAACAGAACGACACATCACCTATCTCCTCGAAGCTGATGAGCCTCGCCCTCTCGCTGCTGCCAAataccttctttccattgcTCGTCGTGCTCAACAAAATCTCTACTCTTCTCTGGAAGGCAAATCTCCTTATCAACTGTTTGTTGACTTTTTGGAGCTCGTGGAAAAGTATGCCGATCAGATCGGtatggatgaagaacagACGATCGAGTTGCAAAAGACAAAACGTgcagtggaggaaaagattgaCGGGGAGCTGCCACCGGTTGAAGAACAGGAGCAGCAGTCTCAGGAAGAGCCCGCTAGCATCAACGGCCGTCTGATGCGCATTGCAGGGCCCCCTGTCCCACTTGAGCAAGAAAAACTCTTCAAACCTACCAATGCCGGATCAGCCCAAGCTCCCACTCAATTGACCTACGATGAAGATACCGATCCATCAAACCTTCGGCTACTTGATGTGGAAGGTATCGTCGAGAGAGATGGTCTCCAGGTCTATAAGGACCAAGCTGGTCGATTGTGGACTGGTTTGGCTACCTATTGGATCAAGAAAGGAGAGTTTGAAAGGGCCTCTGCGACATTTGAGAAGGGTCTTGCAGCTGTGGTGACTATTCGAGACTTCACTCAGATTTTCGACGCCTATGCCGAATTTTCGGAGACCATGATCTCCACCCTCATGGACGCTCTTGCTGACGAGGATaaccttgaagatgaagacttTGATGCAGAAGAGACCGAACAAGAGTTGGATGAGCGAATGAAGAGTTTCGAGGAGTTAATGGACCGCCGACCATTCCTTGTTAACGATGTGCTCCTCCGTCGAAACCCGAACGAAGTTGTCGAGTGGGAAAAACGTATCGCCCTTcatggtgatgatgacgcCAAAGTCGTTGAAACATACGTCAAGGCACTCGATATTATCAACCCCCGAAAAGCCACCGGACCTCTGTACCCCTTGTATGTCAACTTTGCCAAGTTctatgaagaaggagggagcAAGGACGACAATGGAGAGCCAAAGAATGAGCCTGATTTGAAGCAAGCGAGGAAGATCTTTGAGCGGGCGGTCAAAGTGCCTTTCAAGGCGGTTGATGAATTAGCAGAGGTTTGGTGCGAGTGGGCTGAGATGGAGTTGAGAGATGA GAACTACGAGGAGGCGATTCGATTGATGCAGCGGGCGACAACTGTCCCCAAAAACACGAAAATCAACTATTACGACGAT AACATCCCTCCCCAATCTCGACTTTTCAAGTCCCTCAAACTGTGGTCCTACTATTCTGACCTTGAAGAGTCTATTGGGACCGTCGAATCAACCAAGGCAGTGTACGACAAGATCATGGAGCTGAAAATCGCCAACGCCCAAGTCATTGTCAATTATGCCACGTTCTTGGAAGAGAACAAGTACTTTGAGGAAAGTTTCAAGGTGTACGAACGGGGAATCGAATTGTTCCACTTCCCCATCGCTTTCGAGATCTGGAATATTTACCTCTCTAAGTTTGTTAAGCGTTACGGCGGCAAGAAACTCGAACGTGCACGAGACCTGTTTGAACAAGCCCTCGAAAACTGCCCTGAAAAGTTCTGCAAGCCTCTCTACCTCATGTACGCcaagctggaggaagagcacGGTCTTGCCAAGCGCGCAATGGGTATCTACGACCGTGCTGCATCAACCGTTCAAGATTCCGACAAGTTCGAGATGTACACCATCTACATCGCCAAAGCTACTGCTAACTTTGGTCTTCCTGCCACACGACCAATTTACGAGCGGGCCCTCGAGTCTTTGCCCGACAAGCAGACTGCGGAAATGTGTCGACGATTCGCgagaatggagaggaagtTGGGTGAGATTGATAGAGCAAGGGCGATCTATGCGCATGCGAGCCAATTCTGTGATCCCAGAATTGAGCCCGAATTCTGGCAAGAATGGAATGACTTCGAGA TCGACACTGGATCTGAAGATACATTCCGAGAAATGCTCCGTATCAAACGAGCCGTCCAAGCGTCTTTCAACACTGAGACATCGTTCATTGCTGCCCAGGCTGCTGCCGCGTCCAAAGGTACTGAAAAGCCTACTGATGCTTCAGCTCAGGAAGCCCACGAGGCTGCCGATCCTATGGCTGCGATGGAGCGTGAATTGAACACCGTTGGAGCTGATGGCGCAAGGAAGGGCGGAGCACCGGCTTTTGTCGCGAGTACATTAAACAAGACCAATGCCAACGGAATTGATGAAGGGGGGAACGAAGCAGGCGAAGTTGCGAACCCTGATGCGATCGTtatggatgaggatgagttCTAA
- a CDS encoding white collar 2 protein, whose protein sequence is MSLLAESLAGAKYMVVTNDDRESSTNGAAEFLRRKRWPEILLKELVGSAVFCLKPTLSFGSGQYQNGEAWSWKMIYSSPSVYEMLGRRPVDLEGKDFFDLVLVDDRPQLQTFFNSLLAPPLLNVEPTLLSPQGPDTLGGSQTTYVRMLSAAPGSSRSDSDSGSCNRQRSLSQSNYGTPVGRLLGPVVWEIRAHATGVGEDLNEAGRSGETSRMTADGPVVPGIGEGDDKHKAIWLMARQVGEAMNEDQKSLEAFMDVKLENERLLAELQELEEELGVRLEDSTNNNQSASTPSSRSSTDTPPGGDKNKNKVGRPAKTNTKPSTSGHKRQKSSTGGPIGGTEGETMHVCVTCGRTDSPEWRKGPLGPKTLCNACGLRWAKRNSTQISKKDKQPP, encoded by the exons ATGTCCCTCCTCGCTGAGTCTCTCGCAGGGGCGAAATACATGGTTGTCACCAATGATGATCGCGAATCATCCACCAACGGTGCCGCCGAG TTCCtgcgaagaaaaagatggcCAGAGATATTATTGAAAGAGCTTGTGGGATCTGCAGTGTTCTGCCTCAAACCAACGCTCAGTTTTGGCAGCGGGCAATATCAGAATGGCGAAGCTTGGAGCTGGAAG ATGATCTATAGTTCCCCATCAGTGTATGAGATGCTGGGTCGAAGGCCAGTTGATctggaagggaaagattTCTTTGACCTTGTTCTCG TCGACGACCGTCCTCAACTACAAACATTCTTTAATAGCCTACTCGCACCCCCTCTTCTCAATGTCGAGCCAacccttctttcacctcAAGGGCCCGATACCCTTGGTGGAAGTCAAACAACATACGTCAGGATGCTCTCTGCTGCGCCCGGGTCCTCAAGATCAGATTCGGATTCTGGATCCTGTAATCGACAACGTTCCCTCTCTCAATCCAACTACGGCACCCCTGTAGGTCGTTTATTAGGACCGGTCGTATGGGAAATCAGGGCCCATGCGACCGGTGTCGGGGAAGACCTGAATGAAGCAGGGAGAAGTGGGGAAACTTCGCGGATGACAGCAGATGGTCCCGTCGTCCCGGGTATCGGAGAAGGCGATGACAAACATAAAGCTATCTGGCTTATGGCGCGACAAGTGGGCGAGGCAATGAATGAAGATCAAAAATCACTCGAAGCGTTTATGGACGTGAAGCTGGAGAATGAGCGGTTACTAGCAGAATTACAAGAactcgaagaagaattaGGAGTGCGACTTGAGGATTCTACAAACAACAACCAATCTGCATCGACACCGTCTTCTCGTTCCTCGACAGATACTCCACCAGGTGGAGACAAGAATAAGAACAAAGTTGGACGCCCCGCGAAAACAAATACTAAACCTTCTACTTCCGGGCACAAGAGACAGAAATCTAGCACAGGTGGCCCAATAGGAGGGACAGAGGGAGAGACAATGCATGTATGCGTTACATGCGGAAGGACGGATAGTCCAGAATGGAGAAAGGGGCCTCTGGGACCGAAAACGCTTTGCAAC GCCTGTGGACTCAGATGGGCAAAGCGAAATTCGACTCAGATTTCCAAAAAAGACAAGCAACCGCCTTGA